A window of Exiguobacterium sp. FSL W8-0210 contains these coding sequences:
- the recU gene encoding Holliday junction resolvase RecU: MVLNYPNGKKFQKPLESHGTRIKKARSTDSTFSNRGMTLEKLLNESNTFYLTHNRAIIHKKPTPLQIVQVDYPKRSAAVVKEAYFKQPSTTDYNGVYRGKYIDFEAKETTNKTSFPIKNFHPHQIAHMRQCVEHGGICFVIIRFSLYNVQYVLSVEHVFPWWDQLESGRKSIPLTVIERDGIKVETGAYPAIDYLKAVDELYFNSDTF, translated from the coding sequence ATTGTTTTGAATTACCCGAATGGGAAAAAATTTCAAAAGCCACTCGAGTCGCATGGAACCCGAATCAAGAAGGCGCGATCAACCGATTCCACCTTTTCGAATCGAGGGATGACGCTCGAAAAATTATTGAATGAAAGTAATACGTTTTACCTGACTCATAATAGGGCAATCATTCACAAGAAACCCACTCCGTTACAAATCGTCCAAGTTGATTATCCGAAACGGTCGGCAGCGGTCGTCAAGGAAGCCTATTTCAAGCAACCGTCGACGACGGACTATAACGGTGTTTATCGCGGAAAATATATTGATTTCGAAGCGAAGGAGACGACGAATAAAACGTCCTTCCCGATAAAAAATTTTCACCCCCATCAAATCGCACACATGCGTCAATGTGTCGAACATGGAGGAATTTGTTTTGTCATCATTCGTTTCAGTCTGTATAATGTGCAATATGTGCTTTCAGTCGAGCACGTGTTCCCCTGGTGGGATCAACTAGAAAGCGGACGAAAATCAATTCCGCTGACGGTCATTGAACGAGACGGTATCAAAGTCGAGACTGGCGCGTACCCTGCCATCGATTATTTAAAGGCAGTGGACGAACTATATTTCAATTCAGACACTTTTTGA
- a CDS encoding DUF3800 domain-containing protein, with protein MNKRVQSNVKGVDVKGFPKNSTPAPKKYIMFVDETGTPKGNTQFNLTGVLMEYKYAIDSDETGEPSPLRQRLMDFKAKVFEDPHIPLHLKEILKAEHPYGKEDGITIDMLRHFWIALPEFLVDIDCTIVSVEVDKQKLQDFFSTPKDPYVVAFAHLMKSFYSFLDETEATSARVVLESRDDYQNLLIQKAFFDIFNSGTVHLDVEKSRQKIKGFIFAEKDSDLYQSGLEIADLVCLPLSRVRRGVIEVKPRFVHYGDENRIFKAIKDKIYIRRDSPDQDFRNWGFKKVPITKKRREWSDTPWNG; from the coding sequence TTGAACAAACGGGTACAATCGAACGTCAAAGGCGTTGACGTCAAAGGATTTCCTAAGAATTCAACCCCTGCCCCGAAGAAATACATCATGTTCGTCGACGAAACTGGGACACCGAAGGGTAATACACAATTCAATTTAACGGGTGTCTTGATGGAATATAAATATGCCATCGATTCGGATGAGACCGGTGAACCAAGTCCGCTTCGTCAACGTTTGATGGATTTTAAGGCAAAAGTTTTTGAAGATCCGCATATTCCCCTTCATCTGAAGGAAATTTTAAAAGCTGAGCATCCGTATGGTAAAGAAGATGGTATCACGATCGATATGTTACGACATTTCTGGATCGCCTTGCCGGAATTTTTAGTTGATATCGATTGTACGATCGTCAGCGTCGAAGTCGATAAACAGAAGCTACAAGACTTCTTCTCGACACCGAAGGATCCATATGTTGTTGCCTTCGCTCATCTGATGAAGTCGTTTTATTCCTTCCTTGATGAGACAGAAGCAACGAGTGCGCGTGTCGTTCTTGAAAGCCGTGATGATTATCAAAACTTGCTCATTCAAAAGGCATTCTTCGATATCTTCAATTCGGGAACGGTCCATCTCGACGTCGAAAAAAGTCGTCAAAAAATCAAAGGCTTCATCTTTGCTGAAAAAGACAGCGACCTCTACCAATCTGGTCTTGAGATTGCCGACTTGGTCTGCTTACCTTTATCTCGCGTCCGTCGTGGTGTCATCGAGGTAAAACCACGGTTTGTCCATTATGGGGACGAAAACCGGATTTTTAAAGCCATCAAAGATAAGATTTACATTCGACGCGATAGTCCGGACCAAGATTTCCGAAACTGGGGCTTCAAAAAAGTACCGATCACGAAAAAGCGTCGTGAATGGTCCGATACTCCTTGGAATGGGTAA
- a CDS encoding DnaD domain-containing protein, producing the protein MNHNLVQLFEEGTVVLPKRLFTEAKRLGISFVEFTLIGQLFACRAEGMEMPSPEELSNRLGLSETETIETTLGLLQKGLLAMENVNGSERYSLVPLYEKLMAPPEQEAPNFDTINPSVFQQFERELGMMSPFQMEQIIQWLTIENISEELVLAALREAVYHNVRKMTYINQILRTWEREGIKTLEDLAGRGG; encoded by the coding sequence ATGAATCATAATTTAGTGCAATTATTCGAGGAAGGGACGGTCGTCTTACCGAAACGATTGTTCACCGAAGCAAAACGGTTAGGCATCAGTTTTGTCGAGTTCACGTTAATTGGTCAATTGTTTGCTTGCCGGGCAGAGGGCATGGAGATGCCGTCACCGGAAGAGTTAAGTAATCGACTTGGACTATCCGAGACGGAAACGATCGAGACGACACTCGGTTTATTACAAAAAGGATTACTGGCAATGGAGAACGTCAACGGGTCTGAACGTTATTCGCTTGTTCCGCTTTACGAAAAGCTGATGGCACCACCGGAACAGGAAGCACCGAACTTTGATACGATCAATCCGTCCGTCTTCCAACAATTCGAGCGTGAACTCGGGATGATGTCACCGTTTCAGATGGAGCAGATCATTCAGTGGTTGACGATCGAGAACATTTCGGAAGAGCTAGTACTTGCCGCACTTCGAGAAGCGGTCTATCATAATGTCCGCAAAATGACCTATATCAATCAAATTTTACGGACGTGGGAACGTGAAGGGATCAAGACGCTTGAGGATCTCGCAGGGCGGGGAGGTTAA
- a CDS encoding PBP1A family penicillin-binding protein has protein sequence MERSRVARREETKSSEKKMKRTKRPQKKKSGGGSGGKGPLWKKLLLIATGLFIVMMLVGGGFAAYAIATAPELDETELRDALPLKIYASNKEEITKGGTSREYVSIDEVPEVVKDAFISIEDRRFYQHNGIDFRRLGGAIIANVTDGFGSEGASTITQQVVKQSFLSFDKTITRKVQEQWLAIRLEQDYTKDQILEMYLNKNYYGQNSFGIQTASKAYFNKSVDKLNYAEAAMLAGLPQRPTAYDPIKGSPKLTKWRQTQVLDAMLTTGVISQAQRDKAVKQPISKLINPAPKSTKDESYDSVIFDMVSKELEDDFGLEGKDIYGQGLKIYTSIDKPMHDYMNEAIKKDQIVQLPEYAETAATAVNTQTGEILAVVDGKNPGKGTARRNFANEPHQPGSSAKPFFAYGPAIENDKWSTAKQLTDKPTEVNGKEIGNYYDGYRGTNTIRHWLKISANTPAIQTYQEIGGDSVEAFAEKSGLKMKEDESISPAYAIGGMKHGFNTTQMAGAYATLGNGGDYIKPHVIKSIEYSDGSKIKSPIKSKKAMEDYTAYMLTDMLRDVLKPGGTFPSAGLSFDAAGKTGTTNAYKDVWFAGYTSDVSISVWTGTTKSGNNNGAGLSGPYNSTMAQQIWKDFITKTRDRTPAPFEQPSSVLSIGNELYVKGTKEPVVEKKTVPAPTGLQASYDEDTKSGELTWNYNDAALRANGYDDVSFEVTMTDADGETSTIGTSTTNRIAINGLKPGRSTFQVVAKASGEESGPVSTTVTVTDPEAEEPTTDEPTTDEPATDEPTTDEPATDEPTTDEPTTDEPTTDEPTTDEPTTDEPTTDEPTTDEPTTDEPATDAPNSNDGANAQNNSNGSTERNNNPNNPNNSGDDSED, from the coding sequence ATGGAAAGAAGTCGTGTCGCACGTCGTGAAGAGACGAAGTCATCTGAGAAAAAGATGAAACGGACGAAACGTCCCCAAAAGAAAAAGTCAGGTGGAGGTTCCGGTGGGAAAGGTCCACTTTGGAAAAAGTTATTGCTGATCGCTACCGGATTATTCATCGTCATGATGTTGGTCGGAGGCGGATTTGCCGCTTACGCGATTGCTACGGCCCCTGAGCTCGATGAAACAGAACTTCGAGATGCTTTGCCATTGAAAATCTATGCGAGCAATAAGGAAGAGATTACGAAAGGCGGAACGAGTCGAGAATATGTGTCAATCGATGAAGTACCGGAAGTCGTTAAAGACGCATTCATCTCGATTGAGGACCGTCGTTTCTATCAGCACAACGGAATCGATTTCCGTCGTCTGGGCGGAGCCATCATCGCGAACGTGACGGATGGTTTCGGATCGGAAGGAGCGTCGACGATCACACAACAGGTCGTCAAACAATCATTCCTTAGCTTTGATAAGACGATTACGCGGAAAGTCCAAGAACAATGGCTCGCGATCCGGTTAGAGCAGGACTACACAAAAGATCAAATTTTAGAGATGTACTTGAACAAAAACTATTATGGTCAAAACTCGTTTGGGATTCAGACGGCTTCAAAAGCTTACTTCAACAAATCAGTTGATAAGTTGAATTATGCGGAAGCCGCGATGCTCGCAGGACTGCCACAACGTCCGACCGCATACGATCCAATTAAAGGAAGTCCGAAGCTAACGAAATGGCGTCAGACACAAGTTCTTGATGCGATGTTGACGACAGGCGTCATCTCACAAGCGCAACGAGACAAGGCAGTCAAACAACCAATCTCAAAATTAATCAATCCAGCGCCAAAGTCGACGAAGGATGAATCGTACGACAGCGTCATCTTCGATATGGTATCAAAAGAGTTAGAAGATGATTTTGGTTTAGAAGGAAAAGACATCTACGGTCAAGGGTTGAAGATCTATACATCGATCGATAAACCGATGCACGACTATATGAATGAAGCGATCAAGAAAGACCAAATCGTTCAGTTACCGGAATATGCGGAAACAGCTGCGACAGCGGTCAACACGCAAACTGGAGAAATCCTTGCGGTCGTTGATGGTAAAAATCCAGGTAAAGGTACGGCGCGACGAAACTTTGCGAATGAACCGCATCAACCGGGATCTTCCGCAAAACCATTCTTCGCTTACGGACCAGCGATCGAAAATGATAAGTGGTCGACTGCGAAACAATTGACGGATAAACCGACAGAAGTCAACGGCAAAGAGATTGGTAACTATTACGATGGATACCGTGGCACGAATACGATCCGCCACTGGTTAAAAATCTCGGCGAACACACCGGCCATCCAAACGTATCAAGAAATCGGCGGTGATTCAGTCGAGGCGTTCGCTGAAAAATCCGGCTTGAAGATGAAAGAAGATGAGTCGATTTCGCCTGCGTATGCGATCGGTGGGATGAAACACGGTTTCAATACGACGCAGATGGCAGGAGCGTATGCCACACTCGGTAATGGTGGCGATTATATCAAGCCACACGTCATCAAATCGATTGAGTACAGTGATGGATCGAAAATCAAATCACCGATCAAATCGAAAAAGGCAATGGAAGACTATACAGCGTATATGTTGACGGACATGTTGCGTGACGTCTTAAAACCAGGTGGTACGTTCCCGAGTGCTGGATTGTCATTTGATGCAGCCGGTAAGACAGGAACGACGAATGCCTATAAAGATGTCTGGTTCGCAGGATATACGTCGGATGTCTCAATCAGTGTCTGGACAGGAACGACGAAATCCGGAAACAACAATGGAGCCGGGCTGAGCGGTCCGTACAACAGTACGATGGCACAGCAAATCTGGAAAGATTTCATCACGAAGACACGTGATCGTACGCCAGCACCATTTGAACAACCTAGTTCTGTCCTCAGTATCGGAAACGAATTGTACGTGAAAGGGACGAAGGAACCTGTCGTTGAAAAAAAGACAGTACCCGCTCCGACTGGATTACAAGCATCTTACGATGAAGACACAAAGAGCGGTGAACTGACATGGAACTATAATGACGCTGCGCTTCGCGCCAATGGGTATGACGATGTATCGTTTGAAGTGACGATGACAGATGCTGACGGTGAAACATCAACGATTGGTACGAGCACGACGAATCGAATTGCCATCAATGGATTGAAGCCAGGACGGTCAACGTTCCAAGTCGTAGCGAAAGCGTCTGGAGAGGAATCAGGTCCGGTCTCGACGACGGTAACGGTTACCGATCCTGAAGCAGAAGAACCGACGACGGATGAACCAACGACGGATGAACCGGCGACGGATGAACCAACGACGGATGAACCGGCGACGGACGAACCAACGACGGATGAACCGACGACGGACGAACCGACGACGGACGAGCCGACGACGGATGAACCAACGACGGATGAACCGACAACGGACGAACCGACAACGGATGAACCGACGACGGACGAACCAGCAACAGATGCACCAAATTCGAATGATGGAGCAAACGCGCAAAATAATTCGAATGGTTCGACGGAACGAAACAACAATCCGAACAATCCGAATAACAGTGGAGATGACTCTGAAGATTAA
- the nth gene encoding endonuclease III encodes MLRKAEIDRIEATLEEMFPDAFCELIHRNPFELVVAVALSAQATDVLVNQVTPGLFAAYPDPASLAAAPVEEIEDKIKRLGLYRNKAKNIKALAAQLLAQHDGEVPTERAGLEALPGVGRKTANVVLSVAFDVPAFAVDTHVERVSKRLGICRWKDNVTQVEATLMRRFKRERWSKLHHQFIFFGRYHCKAQRPNCEACPLLDMCREGKKRTKGIATP; translated from the coding sequence ATGTTACGAAAGGCAGAAATCGATCGGATTGAAGCAACGTTAGAAGAGATGTTTCCAGATGCATTTTGTGAGTTGATTCATCGCAACCCGTTTGAACTGGTCGTAGCGGTCGCACTCAGTGCACAAGCGACCGACGTACTTGTCAATCAAGTGACGCCTGGGTTGTTCGCAGCGTATCCGGATCCTGCGTCGCTTGCTGCGGCACCCGTCGAGGAAATCGAGGACAAAATCAAACGACTTGGATTGTACCGGAATAAAGCCAAAAACATCAAGGCGCTTGCGGCACAACTCCTTGCGCAACACGACGGAGAAGTCCCGACGGAACGCGCCGGGCTCGAAGCCTTACCTGGCGTAGGACGCAAGACGGCGAATGTCGTCTTATCTGTCGCCTTTGATGTACCGGCCTTTGCGGTCGATACACATGTCGAACGTGTCTCGAAACGCCTCGGGATCTGTCGCTGGAAGGATAATGTCACGCAGGTCGAAGCAACACTGATGCGTCGTTTCAAACGGGAGCGTTGGTCAAAGCTCCATCATCAATTCATCTTCTTTGGACGGTATCACTGCAAGGCGCAACGTCCGAACTGTGAAGCGTGCCCGTTACTCGACATGTGTCGAGAGGGGAAAAAGCGGACAAAAGGAATAGCTACACCCTAA
- a CDS encoding DUF1798 family protein, whose translation MTIEPLLQEIERIYQEGRAGTEYDFNRDVVPFVERADQLIAQWQTNAQDSPYLRPSMVESAVDQLKQISVQAFQPKTSLKRFNETIKSVRYIDCLMNGEE comes from the coding sequence ATGACAATTGAACCGTTATTACAAGAGATTGAACGTATTTATCAAGAAGGACGTGCCGGAACCGAATATGACTTCAATCGAGACGTCGTACCGTTCGTTGAACGAGCGGATCAACTGATTGCACAGTGGCAAACGAATGCCCAAGATAGTCCTTACTTACGACCTAGCATGGTCGAAAGCGCCGTTGATCAACTGAAGCAAATTTCCGTCCAAGCATTTCAGCCGAAAACGAGTCTGAAACGCTTCAATGAAACGATTAAATCCGTTCGTTATATCGATTGCTTGATGAATGGTGAAGAATAA